In a single window of the Rhodococcus qingshengii JCM 15477 genome:
- a CDS encoding BPTD_3080 family restriction endonuclease, whose product MSGTIAQPILNNPYEIPSRHHELGQQGPTGTIVDGRRPSESFVPIAKAKKGSTPAAAMSVPAAEQQSLDLDITRERRETNDLINSLRREVGLWRMRGYPTVTPYTRKLLEHWSNPDKENRVLFAQREAAETAIYLAEVAGRAGNTDWRTRMDAINAEHNQDLPRIALKMATGAGKTVVMGMLIAWNTINKVHSPRDGRFSKRFLIVAPGVTIRDRLQVLQPSVPDNYYDERDLVPPDLQHALGQAEIKIINYHQLQLRLVNEAKGIAKNTRTLLNVGKSVDPFTETPEQMVSRVLRGFTGKGKLSEIVVFNDEAHHCYVDRATDEAAAEVKKLSTIEKTEVKEATEAARMWFRGLHSIAKKVGIKTVYDLSATPFYLTGSGWPEGFIFPWVASDFSLMDAIESGLVKVPRTPVNDDAASATVAYLNLWDNIDPKLPARNTDKAINPDTWMPPPVVQGALESLYADYEKAYALWEEQLRDLGEPPPVFIVVCSNTLVSKLVYQWVAGVISLADDEDGRDHYKSGNLPLFANGIGDRPHARPLSLLIDSKAIESGESFTSDFAQTAAAEIEAFKADYRIRYPGADADSITNEDLLREVLNTVGKRGKLGADVRCVVSVSMLTEGWDANNVTHILGIRAFRSQLLCEQVVGRGLRRRSYALNDQGMFDPEYANVYGIPFAFIPSDGTVVDTPPSPPAVEVYTKVERESMKIVFPHVQGYRIEQPDLPPTIDITTARNYLLSASNVPTWTETSGLVGESVVIEGRNMRGIREQTVAYKLAETLIARQLTADDNSRRPWLFGDISKLCRTWLRECVTIEAGRHIGEIMQTTERLVEASEYIYQALTEQDEEKRITWLRPVLREFRPIGSTDNVYFQTRKPVIDTERSPISHVVLDPARAGGVNQWEKTIAETLEDMAELVASYVKNDHLGFTIPYVHKGKAAEYHPDFLVKLVERDGDPHTRTLIVEVSGGQKPAGPTLAKAETARNTWIPAVNNHGGLGRWGYVEIRSMSGARHALTEAIRHLNNDLPIPADLSTPDQLTL is encoded by the coding sequence ATGAGTGGGACAATCGCTCAGCCGATCCTCAACAACCCGTACGAGATCCCGAGCAGGCACCACGAACTCGGTCAGCAAGGCCCAACCGGCACAATCGTTGATGGACGCAGACCTTCGGAATCGTTCGTTCCGATTGCCAAGGCGAAGAAGGGTTCCACGCCCGCAGCGGCGATGTCAGTCCCTGCCGCTGAGCAGCAGTCTCTCGATCTCGACATCACGCGCGAACGCCGTGAAACCAACGATCTGATCAACTCTTTGCGCCGCGAAGTGGGATTATGGCGGATGCGTGGCTATCCGACCGTCACGCCATACACTCGCAAACTCCTCGAACACTGGTCCAACCCGGACAAAGAGAACCGCGTGCTTTTCGCCCAACGAGAGGCCGCCGAGACAGCGATCTACCTCGCTGAGGTCGCGGGCCGAGCAGGCAATACCGACTGGCGTACTCGCATGGATGCGATCAACGCAGAGCACAACCAGGATCTGCCACGAATCGCACTCAAGATGGCGACCGGTGCCGGCAAGACTGTTGTCATGGGCATGCTCATCGCCTGGAACACCATCAACAAAGTGCATTCGCCTCGCGACGGACGCTTCTCCAAACGGTTCCTGATTGTGGCGCCAGGCGTTACGATCCGTGATCGGTTGCAGGTACTGCAACCCTCAGTTCCGGACAATTACTACGACGAACGCGATCTTGTCCCGCCTGACCTGCAGCATGCCCTCGGACAAGCTGAAATCAAGATCATCAATTACCATCAATTACAGCTTCGTTTAGTCAATGAAGCCAAGGGGATTGCCAAAAACACTCGAACACTGCTCAACGTCGGTAAGTCCGTCGACCCGTTCACCGAAACCCCAGAGCAGATGGTCTCGCGTGTGCTGCGTGGCTTCACAGGTAAAGGAAAGCTTTCTGAAATCGTCGTGTTCAACGACGAGGCACACCATTGCTACGTAGATCGCGCCACCGATGAGGCCGCGGCCGAGGTGAAAAAACTTTCCACGATCGAGAAGACTGAGGTGAAGGAAGCCACCGAAGCGGCTCGAATGTGGTTTCGCGGCTTGCACTCGATTGCTAAAAAAGTTGGCATCAAGACGGTCTATGACCTGTCCGCCACACCGTTTTACCTAACCGGATCCGGGTGGCCGGAAGGATTCATCTTCCCATGGGTTGCGTCTGACTTTTCCTTGATGGATGCCATCGAATCGGGTCTTGTCAAGGTGCCGCGCACCCCCGTCAACGACGACGCTGCCAGCGCTACTGTGGCGTATCTGAACCTGTGGGACAACATCGATCCGAAGCTACCCGCCAGGAATACTGACAAGGCAATTAACCCGGATACTTGGATGCCGCCACCGGTGGTCCAAGGTGCGCTCGAGTCGCTGTACGCGGACTATGAGAAGGCATACGCGCTCTGGGAAGAACAACTCCGCGACCTCGGTGAACCGCCCCCAGTCTTCATCGTAGTGTGCTCGAACACCTTGGTCTCGAAGCTGGTTTACCAGTGGGTCGCCGGCGTAATTTCCCTTGCCGACGACGAGGACGGCCGCGACCATTACAAGTCGGGCAACCTGCCGCTGTTCGCGAATGGGATTGGTGATCGACCCCATGCACGGCCGCTTTCACTGCTTATCGACTCGAAAGCCATCGAGTCCGGCGAATCATTCACCAGCGATTTCGCACAGACCGCGGCCGCAGAGATCGAGGCCTTCAAAGCTGACTATCGCATCCGCTACCCAGGTGCAGATGCCGACTCGATCACCAATGAGGATCTGCTACGCGAAGTGCTTAACACCGTCGGCAAGCGCGGCAAGCTCGGTGCCGACGTTCGCTGCGTGGTTTCGGTATCGATGCTTACCGAGGGATGGGACGCCAACAACGTCACCCATATCCTCGGTATCCGTGCGTTCCGCTCCCAACTTCTGTGTGAGCAAGTGGTGGGCCGAGGCTTGCGCCGTCGTTCCTATGCACTCAACGACCAAGGGATGTTCGATCCCGAGTACGCCAACGTTTACGGAATCCCGTTCGCATTCATTCCCTCTGATGGCACCGTCGTAGACACACCACCGTCCCCTCCCGCTGTCGAGGTTTACACAAAAGTTGAGCGGGAAAGCATGAAGATCGTGTTTCCGCATGTACAGGGCTACCGGATCGAACAGCCGGACCTGCCGCCGACAATCGACATCACGACCGCCCGCAACTACCTGCTGTCTGCATCTAATGTTCCTACCTGGACCGAAACCTCCGGGCTGGTAGGAGAATCGGTCGTCATCGAAGGAAGGAACATGCGCGGCATCCGTGAACAAACGGTCGCATACAAACTTGCTGAAACTCTGATCGCCCGTCAACTGACGGCAGACGACAACTCCCGCCGACCATGGTTGTTCGGTGACATATCCAAGCTCTGCCGAACTTGGCTACGCGAGTGCGTCACCATCGAAGCTGGCCGCCACATCGGTGAAATCATGCAAACCACCGAACGTCTCGTCGAGGCCTCCGAGTACATCTACCAAGCACTCACCGAACAAGACGAAGAGAAGCGCATCACCTGGCTTCGCCCCGTACTGCGGGAGTTTCGGCCAATCGGTTCCACCGACAACGTGTACTTTCAGACCCGTAAACCCGTGATCGACACTGAGCGATCACCGATCTCCCACGTGGTCCTAGACCCAGCACGCGCAGGCGGTGTCAACCAGTGGGAGAAAACCATTGCCGAGACACTTGAGGACATGGCTGAGCTGGTGGCGTCATACGTGAAAAACGACCACCTTGGGTTCACAATCCCTTACGTCCATAAAGGCAAGGCAGCCGAGTACCACCCGGACTTTCTCGTGAAGCTGGTCGAACGCGACGGCGACCCGCACACTCGAACCCTCATCGTCGAAGTTTCCGGAGGTCAGAAGCCCGCCGGCCCGACGTTGGCCAAGGCGGAAACGGCACGTAACACCTGGATCCCCGCGGTTAACAATCACGGTGGACTCGGCAGATGGGGCTATGTCGAGATTCGATCCATGAGCGGCGCGCGTCATGCGCTTACCGAAGCGATCCGACACCTCAACAACGATCTTCCGATCCCCGCAGACCTGTCAACACCCGACCAGCTAACCCTCTGA
- a CDS encoding cutinase family protein, which translates to MSTAPTSFGRRPTRKTDSSRRALALGLAVSTLGAGTLALTVPSLASATTPGCTDVLAVMTPGTWETTSDADPSVPVGMLAAVGNSLKTKYNNKVEIFYTPYSASAFDQGKTYGDSKASAIDAINDKVSTVAANCPQTKFIFSGYSQGADAAGDIASAVGNGKGSISADKVLAVGLLADPGRGTEGESVVGPSVAGTGIADPRPQGMGMLRGRVATICDPQDLYCSIDKGRNSILGALGTVLSKSPGASTDSTVVGGGSRLATALTSDFSHANLSGIGDDVADLTAALNPPARQSVNVSSVAHSATALLGTLSPLAELLTSAAANPASTSRLAAAPAGTSENAANQVLADAQASDLSGALSNVNRIASVATQLIDTGNTSLATSSPEAGTLAGTATALNNQVAPLATTPPDVLGQASSVLAVLKPRVVVDQVLNIATGITSINYPAILNDLAMLPQRVTALDVAGAHQIAGDLNNQFAPLVKMAADVDLAWISQILSAIPDATGTAQIAAIVCNILSRIDIIATANSVGQIQEIAWQVLEGNPAALAGLLPIGLDLASAATTMLTGTASKTEASLLGKESSPSVSPTQISRQTQNMDLSGLTSSLTAMAGTQDTEDLATLVGQGLNAATFVASGAHTNYTQLTVDNTGRNAIQWLTDWFALQIQQTAYR; encoded by the coding sequence ATGTCGACCGCACCAACATCATTCGGCCGTCGACCTACCAGAAAGACGGATTCGAGCCGACGCGCACTAGCGCTCGGGCTCGCCGTGTCGACGCTCGGTGCCGGGACTTTGGCGCTCACTGTTCCCTCACTCGCATCCGCGACGACGCCGGGGTGCACCGACGTCCTTGCAGTGATGACCCCTGGGACGTGGGAAACGACGTCCGACGCCGATCCCAGCGTTCCTGTCGGAATGCTCGCAGCGGTGGGTAATTCTCTGAAGACGAAGTACAACAACAAAGTTGAGATCTTCTACACCCCGTACTCTGCTTCGGCGTTCGATCAGGGGAAAACTTACGGCGACAGCAAGGCATCGGCCATCGACGCCATCAACGACAAAGTCAGCACTGTCGCCGCGAACTGTCCTCAGACGAAATTCATCTTCTCCGGCTACTCCCAAGGCGCGGATGCCGCCGGAGACATCGCATCCGCCGTCGGAAATGGGAAAGGCTCGATCAGCGCCGACAAGGTCCTCGCCGTCGGTCTGCTCGCGGACCCTGGCCGAGGAACTGAAGGTGAATCCGTCGTCGGACCATCCGTCGCCGGGACCGGAATTGCCGACCCGCGCCCCCAGGGAATGGGCATGCTCAGAGGGCGGGTCGCGACGATCTGCGACCCGCAAGACCTCTACTGCTCCATCGACAAAGGACGCAACAGCATTCTCGGGGCGCTCGGAACCGTTCTGAGTAAGTCGCCGGGCGCATCCACCGACTCCACAGTCGTCGGCGGCGGCTCACGTCTGGCGACCGCCCTGACGTCCGATTTCTCCCACGCCAACCTGAGCGGCATCGGCGACGACGTTGCCGACCTGACAGCAGCGCTCAACCCTCCCGCGCGGCAATCGGTCAACGTCTCCAGCGTCGCCCACAGCGCGACAGCACTGCTGGGCACTTTGAGCCCGCTGGCGGAGCTTCTCACTTCCGCGGCTGCGAACCCAGCATCGACGAGCCGACTCGCCGCCGCCCCGGCAGGTACTTCGGAGAACGCGGCTAACCAGGTACTCGCAGACGCCCAGGCTTCGGATCTGTCGGGCGCGTTGTCAAACGTAAACAGGATCGCGTCCGTTGCAACGCAATTGATCGACACAGGGAACACATCCCTGGCGACAAGTTCACCGGAAGCTGGCACGCTCGCCGGCACCGCCACGGCACTAAACAACCAGGTAGCACCCTTGGCCACCACCCCACCGGATGTCCTCGGCCAGGCATCGAGCGTGCTGGCAGTTCTCAAGCCGCGGGTCGTGGTCGATCAAGTTCTCAACATCGCAACCGGTATCACCTCCATCAACTACCCAGCGATTCTGAATGATCTCGCGATGCTGCCGCAGAGAGTGACGGCTCTCGACGTCGCCGGAGCCCACCAGATCGCAGGCGATCTCAACAACCAGTTCGCACCACTGGTGAAAATGGCCGCCGACGTCGACCTCGCATGGATTTCGCAGATCCTTTCCGCCATCCCGGACGCGACCGGCACCGCGCAAATCGCGGCAATCGTCTGCAACATCCTCTCCAGGATCGATATCATCGCGACCGCCAACAGTGTCGGACAGATCCAAGAAATCGCCTGGCAGGTTCTCGAAGGAAACCCGGCCGCGCTCGCCGGACTGTTACCAATCGGACTCGACCTCGCCTCCGCCGCAACAACAATGCTCACCGGGACAGCGAGCAAGACCGAGGCATCACTACTGGGCAAAGAAAGTTCCCCATCCGTCTCGCCCACGCAGATCAGCCGCCAAACCCAGAACATGGACTTGAGCGGGCTGACCAGTTCCCTGACCGCGATGGCCGGAACGCAAGACACGGAAGACTTGGCAACCCTCGTCGGCCAAGGACTCAACGCCGCCACGTTCGTCGCCTCCGGCGCACACACCAACTACACACAACTCACCGTCGACAACACCGGCCGCAACGCAATCCAATGGCTCACCGACTGGTTCGCACTCCAAATCCAGCAAACCGCATACCGTTAG
- a CDS encoding DUF4357 domain-containing protein, with translation MTEKAYYDEDMHLLLELGLLKGGQLLQLPQPRKGVTHQATVEPDGALRFQNRRYPSPSGAAVAATGSSSNGWIAWHTTDGRPLDFLRKTARKSKGKS, from the coding sequence ATGACGGAGAAGGCGTACTACGACGAAGATATGCACCTCCTCCTCGAACTCGGGTTACTCAAGGGCGGACAGCTGCTCCAGCTGCCTCAGCCACGGAAAGGCGTCACTCACCAGGCCACAGTCGAGCCTGACGGTGCGTTGCGGTTCCAAAACAGGCGGTATCCGTCACCATCCGGTGCAGCGGTGGCAGCTACCGGAAGTTCAAGCAACGGCTGGATCGCATGGCACACAACGGACGGCCGACCACTTGATTTCCTTCGAAAGACGGCTCGTAAGAGCAAGGGTAAGAGTTAG
- a CDS encoding site-specific DNA-methyltransferase, with translation MNARKASVPKGPTPVERIEHGDKRTNLPTADAHAFVTPEIEAPRVVLYPRDTSLDPQLVWKGKDAQDAQDLKVDAPPIFIQEKIDPRVLIENLRKTAKADELEPEIAMFDVFDGLDEYDSVDFYRHSANWSNRMILGDSLQVMGSLAERESLRGQVQMVYLDPPYGIKFGSNFQTAASDRTVKDGKIEHITRDVEMIKAFRDTWEYGINSYLAYLRDRLVAAHDLLAASGSIFVQISEENLHLVRSLLDEVFGAENYYSTIVVQKTTGAGSPGELKSIPSVVDYVLWYAKSKDRVKYRALWKEKKAGQEGGSLYTSVRLADGTTRPLLKEEKRGQPVPDGARIFGVDNLTSTSGVDKTRYPVTVNGRTYRPHPGVWKTSEEGMQRLLLAERVHAGSGKNLGYIRYLDDFPAYPLVNVWTDTVGQNQFGGDKVYVVQTANKVIERCILMSTDPGDLVLDPTCGSGTTATVAEQYGRRWITIDTSRVAIALARQRLMASKYPYYILADSDAGRRKEWELSAHPASSGLATNDIRHGFVYARVPHVMLRSIANNPDVVEGMARDEIDKAISRHADQELLYDRPYEDPRRVRVAGRFTVESLSPHRAASFNGGEDTSGEQRASLNQQYELGDDVSNNESFEQMILSNLSASGIQNGRKSERMELEALEPYAGQFVQAVAAQSTESGEAPLRVGLAIGPQYGTVSPRFVKDAAREAITAGDIDVLAVLAFAFDPAASGVKTVDGGGDLEKTDDFAEVAASRNLGRLPVLFVRMNADLLMGDELKKTGAGNLFMVFGEPDIELNVDGDTVVVDLLGVDVYDPNTGKVRTHDTSQIALWMIDSDYNSESFFVRHCYFTGGSKPYEQLQRSLKADIDAEAWDSLYSTTSRPFPKPSTGRIAVKVINDYGDEVMKIFEVE, from the coding sequence ATGAACGCACGCAAGGCTTCCGTACCCAAAGGCCCAACACCGGTCGAACGGATTGAACATGGCGACAAGCGCACCAATCTGCCCACGGCAGACGCTCACGCATTCGTGACACCCGAGATCGAAGCACCGAGGGTAGTGCTTTATCCCCGTGACACATCACTGGATCCTCAACTGGTGTGGAAGGGCAAAGACGCCCAAGATGCCCAAGACCTCAAAGTCGACGCCCCGCCGATCTTCATCCAGGAGAAGATCGACCCCCGAGTGCTGATCGAAAATCTCCGTAAAACTGCCAAGGCTGACGAACTCGAACCCGAGATAGCCATGTTCGATGTATTCGATGGACTCGACGAATACGACTCCGTCGACTTTTACCGCCACTCGGCCAACTGGTCAAACCGGATGATCTTGGGCGATTCACTGCAGGTCATGGGATCACTTGCTGAACGAGAGAGCCTTCGCGGACAAGTTCAAATGGTCTATCTCGATCCTCCTTATGGAATCAAGTTCGGATCCAACTTCCAAACTGCTGCGAGTGATCGCACTGTCAAAGATGGCAAGATCGAGCACATTACTCGCGATGTCGAGATGATCAAGGCGTTTCGCGACACCTGGGAATATGGCATCAATTCATACCTCGCCTACCTGCGAGACAGACTGGTCGCCGCACACGATCTCCTCGCAGCCTCCGGATCAATATTTGTGCAGATCAGCGAGGAGAACCTGCACCTTGTCCGCAGCCTGCTTGATGAGGTTTTCGGAGCCGAGAACTACTATTCGACGATCGTCGTTCAGAAGACAACAGGTGCAGGAAGTCCTGGAGAACTAAAAAGCATTCCGAGCGTCGTCGACTATGTGCTCTGGTATGCAAAGAGCAAAGATCGAGTCAAGTATCGCGCGCTATGGAAAGAGAAAAAAGCAGGGCAAGAAGGGGGAAGCCTCTACACCAGCGTGAGATTGGCGGACGGGACAACTCGGCCACTCTTGAAAGAGGAAAAGCGCGGCCAACCAGTACCAGATGGCGCACGTATCTTCGGCGTAGACAACCTGACGTCGACTTCTGGAGTCGATAAGACTCGTTACCCCGTGACCGTGAACGGCCGAACGTACCGTCCCCATCCCGGGGTCTGGAAGACCAGTGAAGAAGGTATGCAGCGACTACTTCTCGCTGAGCGCGTACATGCGGGCAGCGGAAAGAACCTGGGCTACATTCGCTACCTTGACGACTTTCCCGCCTATCCGCTGGTCAATGTCTGGACCGATACCGTTGGCCAGAACCAGTTCGGTGGCGACAAGGTCTACGTCGTCCAGACCGCGAACAAAGTGATCGAACGCTGTATTCTTATGAGCACTGATCCTGGTGACTTGGTTCTGGACCCTACCTGCGGGTCGGGGACCACAGCCACGGTTGCTGAGCAGTATGGACGCCGCTGGATAACAATTGACACCTCACGAGTAGCAATTGCACTTGCACGTCAACGGCTGATGGCGTCAAAGTATCCGTACTACATTCTCGCGGACTCGGACGCGGGTCGCCGCAAAGAGTGGGAGCTATCCGCGCACCCGGCATCAAGCGGTCTTGCAACCAACGATATCCGTCACGGATTCGTATACGCACGGGTTCCTCATGTGATGCTTCGTTCTATAGCCAATAACCCTGACGTTGTAGAGGGGATGGCTAGAGACGAGATCGATAAGGCGATATCGCGACACGCTGACCAGGAGTTGCTGTATGACCGACCTTATGAAGATCCTCGTCGAGTTCGCGTGGCGGGACGATTCACGGTCGAGTCGTTATCACCGCATCGGGCTGCTTCCTTCAACGGAGGAGAGGATACGAGCGGGGAACAGCGTGCCAGCCTGAATCAGCAGTACGAACTCGGTGATGACGTTTCCAATAATGAATCATTCGAACAGATGATTCTCTCGAATCTGTCCGCGTCAGGGATCCAAAATGGCCGAAAGTCAGAGCGTATGGAGCTTGAGGCTCTAGAACCTTACGCAGGACAGTTCGTACAGGCAGTAGCAGCGCAGAGCACCGAGTCTGGTGAGGCACCTCTGCGGGTCGGGTTGGCGATAGGTCCGCAGTATGGGACGGTTTCACCGCGGTTCGTGAAAGATGCTGCCCGCGAGGCGATCACAGCCGGCGATATCGATGTCCTCGCAGTACTCGCATTTGCATTCGATCCAGCTGCAAGCGGCGTCAAGACAGTAGACGGTGGTGGCGACCTGGAGAAGACTGACGACTTCGCGGAAGTAGCAGCCTCACGGAACCTGGGCCGGTTACCTGTCCTGTTCGTGCGAATGAATGCCGACCTGCTCATGGGTGACGAACTCAAAAAAACCGGCGCCGGGAACTTGTTCATGGTGTTCGGTGAGCCGGACATCGAACTGAACGTCGATGGTGACACCGTGGTAGTAGACCTGCTCGGCGTCGATGTCTACGACCCAAACACAGGGAAAGTTCGCACCCATGATACTTCGCAGATTGCCTTGTGGATGATCGACAGCGACTACAACTCGGAGTCATTTTTCGTCCGGCATTGCTACTTCACCGGCGGGAGCAAGCCCTATGAACAGCTGCAACGGTCACTTAAAGCTGATATTGACGCGGAGGCGTGGGATTCACTGTACTCCACGACGTCACGACCGTTCCCGAAGCCCAGTACTGGACGAATCGCAGTGAAAGTGATCAACGACTATGGCGACGAAGTCATGAAGATCTTCGAAGTCGAGTAG